A region of Paenibacillus sp. JNUCC-31 DNA encodes the following proteins:
- the sigE gene encoding RNA polymerase sporulation sigma factor SigE, with product MLVKWKLVAQLQYYRLLFLLGLKSEEIYYIGGSEALPPPLTREEEEFLLQKLSSGDSAIRAMLIERNLRLVVYIARKFENTGINIEDLVSIGAIGLIKAVNTFDPEKKIKLATYASRCIENEILMYLRRNSKIRTEVSFDEPLNIDWDGNELLLSDVLGTENDTIYRNIEEQVDRKLLHKALEKLTERERMIMELRFGLTDGEEKTQKDVADLLGISQSYISRLEKRIIKRLRKEFNKMV from the coding sequence ATGCTTGTAAAATGGAAACTGGTGGCACAGCTGCAGTACTATCGTTTATTATTTCTGCTTGGTTTGAAAAGTGAAGAGATCTATTATATCGGAGGCAGTGAGGCGCTGCCGCCCCCATTAACACGTGAAGAAGAAGAATTTTTATTGCAAAAGCTGTCATCAGGGGATTCGGCGATTCGTGCCATGCTCATTGAACGTAACCTGCGACTCGTGGTATACATTGCACGTAAATTTGAAAATACCGGAATTAATATCGAAGACCTGGTCTCCATTGGAGCCATCGGACTGATCAAAGCCGTTAACACCTTTGACCCGGAAAAGAAAATTAAGCTGGCAACGTATGCTTCGCGTTGTATTGAAAATGAAATATTGATGTATCTGAGACGCAACAGCAAAATTCGTACAGAAGTTTCTTTTGATGAACCACTCAACATTGATTGGGATGGAAATGAACTATTACTATCGGATGTACTTGGTACAGAGAACGATACAATCTATCGGAATATTGAAGAACAGGTAGACCGGAAGCTTTTGCATAAAGCGTTGGAAAAATTAACCGAGCGGGAGCGAATGATTATGGAGCTTCGCTTTGGCTTGACGGATGGGGAAGAAAAGACGCAAAAGGATGTCGCCGATCTGCTTGGAATCTCCCAATCCTATATCTCTCGTCTCGAAAAAAGAATCATTAAAAGACTCCGCAAGGAGTTCAATAAGATGGTCTGA
- the pgeF gene encoding peptidoglycan editing factor PgeF: MEPFMLDQEISERSGNQNSNMGPDPLLLYVEPWKQRFEHMKAGFTTRQGGVGSTPYASLNCAYHVGDDPEDVLKNRKLVAEKLGFSLESWTCGEQVHGKHVAVITTEDRGRGLLDRQSALQDTDGLVTNVPGVLLTSFYADCVPLYFYDPVRQAVGLAHAGWKGTVAGIAESMVETLEREYGSRRQDIHAAIGPSIGDCCYEVDEAVMKHVRVWLDQSPGNDEYRNSASNQVYQSAGNGKTMLNLKECNRHIMMKAGILPDHIECTTWCTSCNPELFFSYRKENGITGRMASWIGLEER; this comes from the coding sequence ATGGAGCCATTTATGTTGGATCAGGAAATAAGCGAACGGTCAGGTAACCAGAATTCCAATATGGGTCCTGACCCGTTGTTATTATATGTGGAGCCATGGAAACAACGATTTGAGCACATGAAAGCCGGTTTCACGACAAGGCAGGGAGGGGTTGGAAGCACTCCTTATGCCAGTCTCAACTGTGCTTATCACGTGGGTGATGATCCGGAAGATGTATTGAAAAATCGTAAACTTGTGGCTGAAAAGCTGGGTTTTTCCTTGGAATCATGGACTTGTGGTGAACAGGTGCATGGCAAACATGTCGCGGTAATTACAACGGAAGACAGAGGAAGAGGATTGTTGGATCGACAGTCTGCTTTGCAGGATACGGATGGATTGGTCACGAACGTCCCGGGTGTACTGCTGACTTCTTTTTATGCAGATTGTGTGCCCCTCTATTTCTATGATCCTGTGCGACAAGCAGTGGGGCTTGCTCATGCCGGATGGAAAGGTACAGTTGCTGGTATAGCAGAGTCGATGGTCGAAACGTTGGAGAGGGAATATGGAAGCCGCAGACAGGATATCCATGCTGCAATTGGTCCCTCAATTGGGGATTGCTGTTATGAAGTGGATGAAGCAGTCATGAAGCATGTACGGGTTTGGCTGGACCAGTCCCCGGGTAATGATGAATACAGGAATTCTGCTTCAAACCAAGTATATCAGTCGGCCGGAAACGGTAAAACGATGTTAAACTTGAAAGAATGCAATCGACACATTATGATGAAAGCAGGAATATTGCCGGATCATATCGAATGTACAACTTGGTGTACAAGCTGCAATCCCGAGCTATTTTTCTCATATCGTAAAGAAAATGGCATAACCGGGAGAATGGCGAGCTGGATTGGGCTGGAAGAGAGGTGA
- the murB gene encoding UDP-N-acetylmuramate dehydrogenase: MQQWISLLSQNNVGKVLENEPLAKYTTWKIGGPADALIIPENKEQMVNLIQLLHEHQIPWMQLGRGSNMLVSDKGIRGVVVKPGEGFDYAEFHEEGVTAGAAHSFVKLSVVAAKKEWTGLEFGSGIPGTVGGAVYMNAGAHGSDVSRIFQSAEIVLETGELVRYSKEDMEFAYRHSVLHERRGIVLEATFALQHGERKVISEAMAAYKDRRRRTQPLQMACAGSVFRNPPGDHAARLIEAAGLKGMTQGGAQVSTMHANFIVNTGQATAEDVITLMQQIQSTISSQNGINLIPEVFVVGER, from the coding sequence ATGCAGCAGTGGATATCGCTATTATCCCAGAACAATGTCGGCAAAGTTCTTGAAAACGAGCCGCTAGCCAAATACACCACATGGAAGATCGGCGGTCCTGCAGATGCGCTGATCATACCGGAAAACAAGGAGCAAATGGTCAATCTCATCCAATTGCTGCACGAGCATCAGATTCCATGGATGCAGCTTGGACGGGGTTCCAACATGCTGGTGTCTGACAAGGGGATACGCGGAGTTGTCGTGAAACCGGGAGAAGGTTTTGATTATGCCGAGTTTCATGAGGAAGGCGTAACGGCCGGAGCGGCCCATTCCTTTGTCAAACTCAGTGTGGTTGCTGCCAAAAAAGAGTGGACCGGTTTGGAATTTGGCAGCGGCATCCCCGGAACGGTCGGCGGAGCCGTATACATGAACGCTGGTGCCCATGGATCGGATGTGTCACGGATATTTCAATCCGCTGAGATTGTCTTGGAGACAGGAGAATTGGTACGTTACAGCAAGGAGGACATGGAATTTGCGTATCGGCACTCTGTTCTGCACGAACGGAGAGGCATCGTGCTGGAGGCTACGTTTGCACTCCAGCATGGGGAACGCAAGGTCATTTCGGAAGCAATGGCGGCTTACAAAGATCGCAGGCGACGTACACAGCCACTGCAGATGGCGTGTGCAGGTAGCGTATTCCGAAATCCACCCGGTGATCATGCTGCCCGACTGATAGAAGCAGCGGGGCTTAAAGGTATGACTCAGGGGGGCGCACAGGTATCCACCATGCATGCCAATTTCATTGTCAATACAGGGCAGGCGACAGCAGAGGACGTTATCACCCTAATGCAGCAGATACAGAGCACTATATCATCTCAAAACGGTATAAACCTGATACCGGAAGTCTTCGTAGTGGGTGAGCGGTAA
- the sigG gene encoding RNA polymerase sporulation sigma factor SigG has translation MTRNKVEICGVDTAKLPVLTNTEMRELFHSLQQHHDRSAREKLVNGNLRLVLSVIQRFNNRGEFVDDLFQVGCIGLMKAIDNFDLSQNVKFSTYAVPMIIGEIRRYLRDNNPIRVSRSLRDIAYKALQVRDSLTNKNSREPTIFEISEVLNVPKEDVVFALDAIQDPVSLFEPIYHDGGDPIYVMDQISDDKNKDVSWIEEIALREAMHRLGQREKMILSMRFFEGKTQMEVADEIGISQAQVSRLEKSAIQQMQKHVKS, from the coding sequence ATGACCCGAAACAAAGTCGAGATTTGTGGCGTGGACACCGCAAAATTGCCTGTCCTCACCAACACAGAAATGCGGGAATTGTTTCATTCCCTTCAGCAACACCATGATCGCTCAGCAAGAGAGAAATTAGTGAATGGCAACCTGCGACTTGTACTCAGTGTCATTCAGCGCTTTAACAATCGGGGGGAGTTTGTCGATGATCTGTTCCAGGTTGGATGTATCGGCCTGATGAAAGCCATTGATAATTTTGATTTATCCCAGAATGTCAAATTTTCAACCTACGCGGTGCCGATGATTATCGGTGAAATCCGTCGATACCTGCGCGATAATAACCCGATTCGGGTATCTCGCTCCTTGCGGGACATTGCTTATAAAGCACTTCAGGTGCGTGACAGCCTGACGAATAAAAATTCCCGTGAACCGACGATATTCGAAATTTCCGAGGTACTGAATGTGCCGAAGGAAGATGTGGTATTTGCATTGGATGCCATTCAGGACCCGGTTTCGCTCTTTGAACCGATCTATCATGATGGCGGAGATCCGATTTATGTAATGGATCAGATCAGTGATGACAAAAACAAGGATGTGTCGTGGATTGAGGAGATTGCTTTGCGTGAAGCGATGCATCGTCTTGGTCAGCGGGAAAAAATGATTCTGTCGATGCGGTTTTTCGAAGGGAAAACTCAGATGGAAGTGGCTGATGAAATTGGCATTTCCCAGGCTCAGGTATCCCGTCTGGAGAAATCAGCGATACAACAAATGCAGAAACATGTGAAGTCGTAG
- the spoIIGA gene encoding sigma-E processing peptidase SpoIIGA has protein sequence MVVYVDLIFLTNLCIDGALIGLTAWMRKTKLVWWRWLLSAIVGALYVVMMFVPEFDFMFTFLIKFGLSLVMLVIAFGFKGLQAFMRTLGTFYVINFVAAGGILGVHYMLQSSGELFNGIWFTASGGMSFDLKIAFWFTFIVFFAMLFLFKTVQNSKRKTDRMTTYLGKVEVCIEEVNISCTGLLDTGNQLTDPLSRMPVMVMEVSLWQDMLPAAWKGRLKDEAPDNLIMELDQEDFHWQDRLRLVPYRGINNKGTAFMLAIKPDRVKVTMDEMCYETTKVLIGLDGGVLSSDGKYQAVIHPELVQDAASAQSTAISAGATEKPLNVV, from the coding sequence GTGGTTGTTTATGTGGATCTTATTTTTTTGACGAACCTGTGTATTGACGGTGCACTCATCGGGTTGACTGCCTGGATGCGCAAAACGAAGCTGGTTTGGTGGAGATGGTTGCTGTCCGCGATCGTGGGTGCATTGTATGTTGTCATGATGTTTGTGCCGGAGTTTGATTTTATGTTCACCTTTTTGATCAAGTTTGGATTGTCTCTCGTGATGCTGGTTATTGCATTTGGGTTTAAAGGTCTTCAGGCATTTATGAGGACTTTGGGTACCTTCTATGTGATCAATTTTGTCGCCGCAGGGGGAATTTTGGGTGTGCATTACATGCTCCAGAGCTCTGGGGAACTGTTCAACGGCATTTGGTTTACAGCATCGGGTGGAATGTCATTTGATCTGAAAATCGCTTTCTGGTTCACGTTTATCGTATTTTTTGCCATGCTTTTTTTATTCAAAACCGTGCAGAACTCGAAACGAAAAACAGATCGAATGACAACGTACTTGGGTAAAGTGGAGGTTTGCATCGAAGAGGTCAACATTTCTTGTACAGGCCTTCTGGATACAGGAAATCAATTAACGGACCCCCTTTCGCGCATGCCTGTCATGGTAATGGAGGTATCGTTGTGGCAAGACATGCTGCCTGCTGCATGGAAGGGCAGGTTGAAGGATGAGGCGCCGGACAACCTTATCATGGAGCTGGATCAGGAGGATTTTCACTGGCAGGATCGTTTAAGGCTTGTGCCCTATCGAGGCATCAACAACAAAGGAACTGCGTTTATGCTGGCGATTAAGCCGGACCGGGTGAAGGTCACGATGGATGAGATGTGTTATGAGACAACAAAGGTATTAATAGGGTTGGACGGGGGCGTATTGTCATCCGATGGAAAATACCAGGCCGTGATTCACCCTGAGCTTGTGCAAGATGCTGCTTCTGCGCAGTCTACGGCTATCTCTGCGGGAGCAACAGAAAAGCCGCTGAATGTGGTATAG
- the murG gene encoding undecaprenyldiphospho-muramoylpentapeptide beta-N-acetylglucosaminyltransferase has translation MRVVLSGGGTGGHIYPAVAIARQCEAENPDSTFLYIGGTRGLESKLVPQENIPFQSIDITGFRRKLSIDNLKTVMRFLQGVRKSKKMLREFKPDVVIGTGGYVCGPVVYAAAKLGIPSVIHEQNAIPGLTNKFLTRYVDTVAVSFEGSEKAFSGAKRVVYTGNPRATTVAQASRDRGFATLGVPMNSRVVLVVGGSRGAKAINKAMVDMAPMLEQLDDVHVVYVTGDSYFDETREAIRSSLGTMPNHLHVLPYVHNMPEVLACTSLIVNRAGASFLAEITSLGIPSILIPSPNVTNNHQEANARTLEGGGASLTMLEKDLTGQALYEAVAGIMKDEPARRRMAEASRKLGKPDAAEVLVSEIRRLAAGR, from the coding sequence ATGCGAGTCGTTCTAAGCGGCGGCGGTACCGGTGGTCATATCTACCCGGCCGTTGCTATAGCAAGACAATGTGAGGCGGAGAATCCCGACTCGACATTTCTATATATTGGTGGTACCCGGGGGCTGGAAAGCAAACTGGTGCCACAGGAAAATATTCCGTTTCAATCGATTGATATTACAGGTTTTCGCCGGAAGTTATCCATAGACAACCTGAAGACGGTCATGAGATTTCTTCAAGGTGTTCGCAAATCCAAAAAAATGCTCAGGGAATTCAAGCCCGATGTCGTCATAGGTACCGGTGGTTATGTGTGTGGACCTGTCGTGTATGCGGCAGCCAAACTCGGTATTCCAAGTGTCATTCATGAGCAGAATGCCATTCCCGGATTAACGAACAAGTTCCTGACCCGGTATGTGGATACGGTAGCTGTTAGTTTTGAGGGATCGGAAAAAGCATTTTCTGGAGCTAAACGGGTCGTGTATACCGGCAATCCAAGAGCTACCACGGTTGCTCAGGCCAGCCGTGATCGTGGCTTTGCGACGCTGGGTGTACCAATGAACAGCAGAGTTGTTCTTGTGGTTGGCGGCAGCCGTGGTGCGAAAGCAATTAACAAGGCCATGGTGGACATGGCACCGATGCTGGAACAGCTTGATGATGTGCATGTGGTTTACGTCACAGGCGATTCGTATTTTGATGAAACACGTGAAGCCATTCGCAGTTCACTTGGCACCATGCCGAATCATCTGCATGTGCTGCCCTACGTACACAATATGCCAGAGGTTCTTGCTTGTACGTCACTGATTGTGAATCGTGCAGGGGCTTCATTCCTTGCCGAGATTACATCTCTTGGCATTCCGTCCATCCTGATTCCTTCACCGAACGTGACGAATAATCATCAGGAGGCGAATGCCCGCACGCTTGAGGGTGGTGGTGCATCACTCACCATGCTGGAGAAGGATCTCACAGGGCAGGCGTTATATGAAGCGGTTGCTGGAATTATGAAAGATGAACCGGCACGCAGAAGGATGGCTGAAGCCTCCCGAAAACTGGGTAAACCTGATGCAGCCGAAGTGCTTGTGAGCGAGATTCGGCGTCTTGCTGCAGGGCGGTAA
- the murA gene encoding UDP-N-acetylglucosamine 1-carboxyvinyltransferase, whose product MDKLVIEGGKPLSGSIRIHGAKNAALPIMAASLLADGEVTLHNVPHLLDIEVMLYILERLGCTCRHEQGTVTIDTSSIRSYDVPEDLMKQMRSSIFLMGPLLAKFGQVSVYQPGGCAIGERKIDLHLRGLEVLGASIEEQDQQIICRGRKLVGTDIHLDFPSVGATENIMMAAVTAEGTTTIYNAAREPEIQDLQHFLNAMGARIIGAGTDTITINGVEKLKPCSYEIIPDRIVAGTVMIAAAATRGNVTLTHCNPAHLTSLIHVLKRTGVQITVCNDIMTVSCMSRPKSVDRIVTSPYPSFPTDLQSQIMVLLSLADGFSVMKETVFEGRFKHVDELNVMGADISVDLNAAFIRGVPRLYGATVEATDLRAGAALVIAGLAAQGKTVVEQVHHIDRGYDRIEKLFQSLGASVERQSPVSKQLDFAN is encoded by the coding sequence TTGGACAAATTGGTGATTGAAGGCGGGAAACCCCTCTCAGGATCCATACGCATCCATGGAGCAAAAAATGCCGCTTTACCGATCATGGCCGCAAGTTTGTTGGCAGATGGAGAAGTTACGCTGCACAACGTACCACACTTGCTGGACATTGAAGTGATGCTGTATATCCTGGAACGGCTTGGATGCACGTGTCGGCATGAACAAGGAACAGTGACGATAGATACGTCGTCCATTCGGTCATATGATGTGCCTGAGGATCTAATGAAACAGATGCGTTCTTCCATTTTTTTGATGGGCCCATTGCTGGCTAAGTTTGGGCAAGTATCCGTGTACCAGCCAGGTGGCTGTGCCATAGGAGAACGTAAAATTGATCTTCACCTCCGGGGCCTGGAAGTGCTCGGAGCTTCAATCGAAGAGCAGGATCAGCAAATCATTTGTCGCGGGCGCAAGCTGGTGGGGACAGACATTCATCTGGACTTCCCCAGTGTAGGTGCCACTGAGAATATTATGATGGCAGCTGTCACGGCTGAGGGTACAACAACGATATATAATGCAGCGAGAGAACCTGAAATACAGGATCTGCAACATTTTCTGAATGCTATGGGTGCACGAATTATTGGTGCCGGTACGGATACGATTACGATTAACGGGGTGGAGAAACTCAAACCTTGTTCTTACGAGATTATACCTGATCGAATCGTTGCAGGAACGGTGATGATTGCAGCCGCAGCAACTAGAGGGAATGTAACGCTTACACACTGTAATCCGGCCCATCTTACTTCACTTATACATGTGTTGAAGCGTACTGGTGTTCAAATCACAGTCTGCAATGATATAATGACGGTGAGCTGTATGAGTCGTCCAAAATCAGTAGACCGCATTGTGACTTCTCCGTATCCTTCATTTCCCACAGATTTGCAGTCGCAAATCATGGTGCTGCTCAGTCTGGCGGACGGGTTCAGTGTGATGAAGGAGACGGTATTTGAGGGCAGGTTTAAACATGTGGATGAGTTGAATGTCATGGGTGCCGATATTTCGGTGGACCTGAATGCAGCATTTATCCGTGGTGTTCCCCGATTGTACGGGGCTACAGTGGAAGCAACCGATCTGCGTGCAGGTGCAGCCTTAGTTATTGCTGGCCTTGCTGCTCAGGGCAAGACGGTTGTGGAGCAAGTGCATCATATTGACAGAGGGTACGATCGCATCGAGAAGCTTTTTCAGAGTCTTGGAGCTTCCGTGGAGCGACAGTCCCCCGTTTCGAAACAGCTGGATTTTGCCAATTAA
- a CDS encoding cell division protein FtsQ/DivIB: MPKSQIPVLKKNRPKRNTSRKIVFILLLLFIVLLAVLFFRSSMSRISAIEITGNVYTTTSELLEKSGLKEGEQFFGTSSADVIGRLKTIKAVSSVTVDKQFPGIVHIKVQEYPTVAYELASDGTLKAILASGTSLTVPATIGVAVEKPILTQWKANDPLKTKLSETLAKIPNELTTDISEIIPNPTPSFPDQIRMYTKSQFEVITTVSLLSDKVEYLNQVIETERPGKITMLEADTYVPFVPDTPEEDAEPGATP; encoded by the coding sequence ATGCCTAAAAGCCAAATTCCGGTTCTGAAGAAGAATCGGCCCAAACGAAACACAAGCCGTAAAATTGTTTTTATTCTCTTACTACTCTTTATTGTATTACTTGCTGTACTTTTTTTTCGTTCATCGATGAGCCGGATTTCGGCAATTGAGATTACGGGTAATGTATATACTACGACTTCGGAATTGCTAGAGAAGAGCGGCCTGAAAGAAGGCGAACAGTTTTTTGGGACAAGCTCAGCTGATGTGATTGGGCGGCTGAAAACGATCAAGGCGGTATCGTCTGTAACGGTGGATAAACAATTCCCCGGCATTGTTCATATCAAGGTCCAGGAATATCCAACGGTAGCGTATGAACTCGCTTCAGACGGTACGCTAAAAGCCATACTGGCAAGCGGGACGAGCCTTACGGTTCCTGCTACGATCGGAGTTGCCGTAGAGAAACCGATTTTGACCCAGTGGAAAGCAAATGATCCGCTTAAGACCAAACTGAGTGAAACATTGGCGAAGATCCCGAATGAACTGACGACGGATATTTCGGAGATTATTCCGAATCCTACGCCTTCATTTCCGGATCAGATCCGGATGTATACCAAGTCACAGTTTGAAGTCATTACAACCGTCTCTCTATTATCCGATAAGGTTGAATATCTTAATCAAGTCATTGAGACTGAGCGGCCAGGGAAGATTACGATGCTGGAGGCCGATACGTACGTGCCTTTCGTTCCGGACACCCCTGAAGAAGATGCTGAGCCAGGAGCTACACCCTGA
- the ftsA gene encoding cell division protein FtsA, producing the protein MSNNDIIVSLDIGTSKIRAIIGEMNNGTFNIIGVGSADSEGIRKGVIVDIDQTVQSIRNAVDHAERMVGIQISEVYVGISGNHIGLMSSHGVVAVSNEDREIGEEDMERVLKAAEVIAVPPEREIIDVVAKQYVVDGLEGIQDPRGMIGVRLEVEATIITGAKTAIHNLLRCVEKAGLKVSDLVLMSLGAGQLALSKDEKTMGSVLVDIGAGATTIAIFEEDSLVATSTLPIGGEFVTNDIAYGLRTLTDQAEKVKLKYGCAWLDDAAADVMFKVTRIGSNVDKEFSQEDLAAIIEPRVQEIFQMISQEVKRLGYNDLPGGYILTGGTVSMPGVLQVAQHELAASVRVAVPDYIGVRDPGFTSGVGILHSVIRSLRIRPSVNSGGGNNNNNNKKPTNRPKPNAAQESEQKPGLFERLKNMFSEFI; encoded by the coding sequence TTGAGCAACAATGACATCATTGTTAGTTTGGACATCGGTACATCCAAAATTCGCGCTATTATTGGGGAAATGAATAATGGAACCTTTAATATTATTGGAGTTGGATCTGCCGACTCGGAGGGAATTCGCAAAGGTGTAATCGTAGATATCGATCAAACGGTGCAATCGATCCGCAATGCAGTGGATCATGCAGAACGTATGGTTGGTATTCAAATATCCGAAGTATATGTTGGAATCTCAGGAAATCATATCGGACTGATGAGCAGTCACGGCGTCGTGGCAGTGTCTAACGAAGACCGTGAAATCGGAGAAGAAGACATGGAGCGGGTGTTGAAAGCAGCCGAAGTGATTGCGGTTCCGCCGGAACGGGAAATTATTGATGTTGTAGCCAAGCAGTATGTTGTTGATGGCTTGGAGGGCATACAGGACCCCCGTGGGATGATTGGTGTTCGCCTTGAAGTGGAGGCGACCATCATTACGGGTGCAAAAACTGCGATACATAATCTTTTGCGCTGCGTGGAAAAAGCGGGTCTGAAAGTGAGCGATCTGGTTCTCATGTCACTTGGAGCAGGTCAGCTCGCATTGTCCAAGGATGAAAAAACGATGGGTTCCGTGCTTGTTGACATTGGAGCAGGGGCGACAACCATTGCCATCTTCGAAGAAGACAGTCTCGTTGCAACTTCAACGCTACCAATCGGCGGAGAGTTCGTCACCAATGATATCGCTTATGGTCTTCGCACTTTGACAGATCAAGCCGAAAAGGTGAAATTGAAATATGGCTGTGCCTGGTTGGATGATGCTGCTGCAGATGTGATGTTCAAGGTAACACGGATCGGCAGCAATGTGGACAAGGAGTTCTCTCAAGAGGATCTGGCAGCTATTATTGAACCAAGGGTTCAGGAAATATTCCAGATGATATCTCAAGAAGTGAAGCGTCTTGGTTACAATGATCTTCCTGGAGGTTATATACTAACTGGAGGTACGGTATCAATGCCGGGTGTCCTGCAGGTCGCTCAGCATGAACTTGCTGCTTCGGTACGAGTTGCGGTGCCGGATTATATCGGCGTGCGTGATCCTGGTTTCACGAGTGGAGTCGGCATTTTGCACAGTGTAATCCGCAGTTTGCGTATTCGTCCCTCAGTTAACAGCGGCGGTGGAAACAACAATAATAACAACAAAAAACCGACCAACCGTCCGAAGCCGAATGCGGCTCAGGAATCGGAGCAAAAACCAGGTCTGTTTGAACGGCTGAAAAATATGTTCAGCGAATTTATATAA
- the ftsZ gene encoding cell division protein FtsZ, which translates to MLEFDFEMESFAQIKVIGVGGGGSNAVNRMIENGVQGVEFITANTDAQALHLAKSEHKLQIGDKLTRGLGAGANPEVGKKAAEESRDLMMNTLKGADMVFVTAGMGGGTGTGAAPVIAEIAKECGALTVGVVTRPFTFEGPKRSRHAVQGIEALKEKVDTLIVIPNDRLLEIVDKKTPMLEAFRQVDNVLRQAVQGISDLIAVPGLINLDFADVKTIMTERGSALMGIGEATGETRAAEAARKAIMSPLLETSIEGARGVIMNITGGTNLSLYEVNEAAEIVTAASDPEVNMIFGAIIDENLKEEIKVTVIATGFEDKPASPPSGQKPTPATETTDTRSPNLRPFGNQPSNDQLDIPTFLRNRSRNNNND; encoded by the coding sequence ATGTTGGAATTTGATTTCGAGATGGAGAGCTTTGCTCAAATAAAAGTCATTGGTGTGGGCGGCGGTGGAAGCAATGCTGTTAATCGAATGATTGAAAATGGAGTGCAAGGTGTAGAATTCATTACCGCGAATACGGATGCGCAGGCATTGCACTTGGCGAAATCCGAACATAAATTGCAGATTGGCGATAAGTTGACAAGAGGTCTTGGTGCTGGTGCCAACCCAGAAGTGGGCAAGAAAGCCGCCGAAGAATCTCGTGATCTGATGATGAACACCTTGAAGGGTGCCGACATGGTTTTTGTAACTGCCGGAATGGGCGGGGGTACAGGAACAGGGGCAGCTCCCGTTATTGCTGAGATCGCCAAAGAATGTGGTGCTCTTACAGTAGGGGTAGTGACCCGACCGTTCACGTTTGAAGGACCGAAACGTTCCAGGCATGCCGTACAGGGCATTGAAGCGCTCAAGGAAAAAGTAGATACATTGATTGTGATTCCAAACGATCGTTTGCTTGAAATTGTTGACAAAAAAACACCGATGCTTGAAGCGTTCCGTCAAGTAGATAACGTTCTCCGTCAAGCCGTTCAAGGTATTTCTGACCTGATTGCTGTTCCAGGTCTCATTAACCTTGACTTCGCCGACGTCAAAACGATTATGACAGAACGTGGATCTGCCCTAATGGGAATCGGTGAAGCAACTGGCGAAACTCGTGCCGCTGAAGCTGCACGCAAGGCTATCATGAGCCCATTGCTCGAAACTTCGATTGAAGGTGCACGCGGTGTAATCATGAACATTACGGGCGGTACCAATCTGTCCCTGTATGAAGTCAATGAAGCGGCAGAGATTGTCACTGCGGCTTCCGATCCGGAAGTGAACATGATCTTTGGTGCGATTATTGACGAAAACCTGAAAGAGGAGATCAAAGTTACGGTGATTGCAACGGGATTTGAAGACAAGCCAGCATCGCCACCTTCTGGTCAAAAACCAACGCCAGCAACGGAGACCACGGATACGCGTTCGCCGAACCTGCGTCCGTTTGGAAATCAGCCGAGCAATGATCAGCTGGATATTCCGACATTTTTGCGCAATCGTTCCCGTAACAATAACAACGATTAA
- a CDS encoding YlmC/YmxH family sporulation protein, producing MKISDFQTKDVINITDGKRLGQISDLELDLKQGRIEAIVVPGYSRFMGLFGGGTDLVIPWRNIVKIGSDVILVKMDEIKESTYDERDREARMYDEQHNSRADRVERIERLDRSQRRTI from the coding sequence ATGAAAATTTCAGATTTTCAGACGAAAGATGTGATTAACATTACAGACGGCAAGCGTCTGGGACAGATCAGTGATTTGGAGCTGGATCTGAAGCAGGGGCGGATTGAAGCGATTGTTGTACCAGGCTACAGTCGTTTTATGGGGCTGTTTGGAGGGGGAACGGATCTCGTCATTCCCTGGCGGAACATTGTGAAGATCGGCTCGGATGTGATATTGGTTAAAATGGATGAAATCAAGGAGAGTACCTATGATGAACGAGATCGTGAAGCACGTATGTATGATGAACAACATAACAGTCGCGCAGACCGTGTGGAACGTATTGAGCGGTTAGACCGCAGTCAGCGCCGGACGATATAA